A genome region from Nitrospira sp. includes the following:
- a CDS encoding ATP-binding protein, producing MSDLLSNLPIARKLFLASVIPALTVLLLSVLTYRSVTTFSDDEGQLNDIYYSQRLASEYLRLIVDLETGFRGFVLTSQEHYLFPYRTAQDHVLNIGKTLEAQVSTYDDQRALITSVQQYVRQFIDEKEVLIEAVKAEHPDEARLYIEEGKGRTLMLKIRQDMGRFEHLAQTALNTKLAKLAQDRDTMLMTILGGGLFALICMVAALHLIAHSITTPLERLARAVVASDSNPIPQVPVMTRTDEIGNLSRVMHTMSSAIHSHIAMVQQSEANLRQLNQDLAGSEAKYRSIVDHAPFGIFTTRGMTLVFSNRYNSFLAGLDPSEEKDPDAVRRAIHPEDRARVIEEFSQAVAEGQPYETVFRFLHPDGTVKKVLSRRIPIRDHSGAVVMHQGFNVDITALDLMQSRLRRAERLATLGQVAAGIAHEIRNPLVGIGSTASLLLDDTDPTDVRRPDLAVILRETKRLDRIVNQIIDYARPREIVAFAFDMAQLVQEVMKVLDEPLTRKQVTIHLSAPDSPYTIQADRDQLKQVLLNVLQNAIEASASGGAIAITLAQQARGVEPGLEVAVADRGTGISPTHLPHVFEPFFTSGKPRGTGLGLAISRNILEAHGGDISLDSELARGTTVRVWAPLRQQPPRLQEEEQHAGHDLRHG from the coding sequence TTGAGTGACCTGCTCAGCAATCTGCCCATTGCCCGCAAGTTGTTTCTTGCGTCGGTGATTCCTGCGCTCACCGTGCTGCTCCTCAGCGTCTTGACCTACCGCAGCGTCACCACGTTCTCCGACGACGAAGGCCAACTCAATGACATCTATTACTCCCAGCGATTGGCCTCGGAGTACCTGCGGCTCATCGTAGACCTCGAAACAGGGTTCCGGGGGTTCGTGCTCACGAGCCAGGAGCATTATCTGTTCCCCTACCGGACCGCTCAGGACCATGTGCTGAACATCGGCAAGACGCTGGAAGCGCAGGTCTCCACCTATGACGATCAACGCGCGTTGATCACCTCCGTCCAACAATACGTCAGGCAATTCATCGATGAAAAAGAAGTGTTGATCGAAGCCGTCAAGGCCGAGCATCCCGACGAGGCACGGCTGTACATCGAGGAGGGCAAAGGGCGGACCCTGATGTTGAAGATTCGCCAGGACATGGGACGCTTCGAGCATCTCGCCCAGACGGCGCTGAATACCAAACTCGCAAAACTCGCTCAGGATCGCGACACCATGCTCATGACCATCCTGGGAGGTGGGCTCTTCGCGTTGATCTGCATGGTGGCCGCCTTGCACCTCATCGCCCACTCCATCACGACACCGCTCGAACGCCTGGCCAGGGCCGTCGTGGCGTCCGATAGCAACCCGATCCCGCAGGTTCCTGTCATGACGCGAACGGATGAAATCGGCAACCTGTCGCGCGTGATGCACACCATGAGTTCCGCCATCCATTCCCACATTGCCATGGTGCAACAATCGGAAGCGAACTTGCGCCAGCTCAACCAGGACCTGGCCGGGTCAGAGGCCAAGTATCGCAGTATCGTCGACCACGCGCCTTTCGGCATCTTCACCACGCGCGGCATGACCCTCGTCTTCAGCAACCGCTACAACAGCTTCCTCGCGGGTCTCGACCCGAGCGAAGAAAAAGACCCGGACGCAGTCCGCCGCGCCATTCACCCGGAGGACCGAGCCCGGGTCATCGAGGAATTCTCACAGGCGGTGGCGGAAGGACAGCCCTATGAGACCGTCTTCCGATTTCTCCATCCGGATGGCACAGTCAAAAAAGTTTTGAGCCGGCGCATTCCGATTCGCGATCATTCCGGAGCGGTCGTCATGCACCAGGGGTTCAACGTGGACATCACCGCCCTTGACCTCATGCAATCGCGGCTGCGTCGGGCCGAGCGACTGGCCACACTCGGGCAGGTGGCCGCAGGCATCGCGCACGAAATCAGAAACCCGCTCGTCGGCATCGGTTCGACGGCGTCCCTCCTACTCGACGATACCGATCCGACCGATGTGCGCCGCCCCGATCTGGCCGTCATTCTGCGGGAGACCAAACGTCTCGACCGGATCGTGAACCAGATCATCGACTATGCCCGTCCCCGTGAGATCGTGGCCTTCGCCTTCGACATGGCACAGCTGGTGCAGGAAGTCATGAAGGTGTTGGATGAGCCGCTCACGCGCAAACAGGTGACCATCCACCTCTCGGCGCCGGACTCCCCCTACACCATTCAGGCCGACCGCGATCAACTGAAACAAGTGCTGCTCAACGTCTTGCAGAACGCGATCGAAGCCAGCGCCTCCGGTGGGGCAATTGCCATCACCCTGGCCCAGCAAGCACGAGGTGTGGAGCCGGGGCTGGAAGTCGCAGTCGCAGATCGGGGAACCGGGATCAGCCCCACCCATCTCCCACACGTGTTCGAACCGTTTTTCACCAGCGGCAAACCGCGAGGCACCGGGCTAGGACTTGCCATCAGCCGCAACATTCTCGAGGCGCACGGCGGAGACATATCGCTGGACAGTGAATTGGCGCGCGGCACCACCGTTCGCGTCTGGGCGCCCTTGCGACAACAGCCACCCCGACTACAGGAAGAGGAACAGCATGCAGGCCACGATCTACGTCACGGATGA
- a CDS encoding sensor histidine kinase, which translates to MVAKHNSWVLPGIVGLTCGLFALDLFMPLGIAIGALYAGIVLLASFSTNPRLPLLTAACATALLIVGAAGGPRLSSIPLWVGVTNASLGLVVVWISAVLLRQRQRAEIRLRQAKDELEARVAARTSELADVNRTLLHEISEHVETEESLRASERDLAISRQELQDLAARLLTVQEEERRRISRDLHDDINQRLAMLIVQAESLESNLPPSADDCSKELRSIQDRLTELSDDVRHLAYQFHPSILDDLGLTVALQRLLDECAVRANLHGSFEAPPTPLTVPQAVATCLYRIAQESLANVMKHAQANKVTVSLAATADAITLTVQDDGIGFDTQRLADSHRGLGLISMAERLRLVHGTVTIDSIPHQGTRLYVTVPHAEIPI; encoded by the coding sequence ATGGTCGCCAAGCATAATAGCTGGGTCCTCCCAGGCATCGTCGGATTGACCTGCGGCCTCTTCGCGCTCGATCTGTTCATGCCGCTCGGGATCGCCATTGGCGCGCTCTACGCCGGAATCGTGCTGCTGGCCTCATTCTCCACGAATCCACGACTTCCGCTGCTCACCGCCGCATGCGCCACAGCGCTGCTCATTGTAGGGGCCGCGGGAGGGCCCCGCCTGAGCAGCATTCCGCTGTGGGTGGGCGTCACCAATGCGTCCCTCGGGCTCGTCGTCGTGTGGATCTCGGCCGTGCTGCTGCGACAACGACAGCGTGCGGAGATTCGACTACGCCAGGCGAAAGACGAACTGGAGGCGCGCGTGGCCGCCCGCACCAGCGAACTGGCTGACGTGAACCGCACCCTATTGCATGAAATCTCTGAACACGTCGAGACGGAAGAGTCCCTCCGCGCCAGCGAGCGCGATCTTGCCATCAGTCGGCAGGAGTTGCAGGACCTGGCAGCCCGTCTTCTCACGGTCCAGGAGGAGGAACGCCGGCGCATCTCTCGGGATCTCCATGACGACATCAATCAACGATTAGCCATGCTCATCGTTCAAGCCGAGTCGCTGGAGAGCAACCTCCCCCCCTCGGCCGACGACTGCAGCAAGGAGCTGCGCTCGATCCAGGATCGGCTCACCGAACTGTCGGACGATGTGCGCCATCTGGCCTATCAGTTTCACCCGTCGATTCTGGACGACCTGGGACTCACGGTCGCCTTACAGCGCCTGCTCGATGAATGTGCGGTCCGCGCCAACCTCCATGGCTCGTTCGAAGCGCCGCCGACGCCCCTGACCGTGCCGCAAGCCGTTGCTACCTGTCTCTACCGCATTGCCCAAGAAAGCCTGGCGAATGTGATGAAACATGCACAGGCGAACAAGGTGACGGTCTCCCTTGCCGCGACAGCCGATGCCATCACGCTCACCGTGCAAGATGACGGAATCGGGTTTGACACTCAGCGACTAGCGGACAGCCATCGCGGGCTTGGCCTGATCAGCATGGCGGAACGCCTCCGCCTAGTCCACGGGACCGTCACCATCGATTCGATCCCTCACCAGGGCACACGCCTCTATGTCACAGTTCCGCATGCGGAGATTCCCATATGA
- a CDS encoding DHA2 family efflux MFS transporter permease subunit codes for MATVYLRRLHGWRFVLFNAVLGLSHIVVLFNAGSYIALLPHVSGDLGGVLPSFLTWAQTDFMVGLALGFPLARYLSGRIGDYRLLIGAFVVYSVASYLCGASQTLAQFVPARIVQGVAGGITLPIAQSMLLNEYPKRLKAVALTVWGLFSITPFTIGMPVGGYISYMLGWRFLFYLDFVLTLVIVGTLAALLYGRGFHRRYSRFDWGGFILLAVLLLGLQTLLNMGNDFDWLDSPFLQAIAVVLLVAFPCFIIWELGERHPTLDLRLFMHRNFVIGVISLTLGFFSIQGLLSLLIVQIQLILGYSSKLAGLALLPLVLLGAPAIAVMHLLCKYIDARWLICLNSLGFAWTFYWLGLYDDPHSYEELFWPMLVEGIFLGSFFTPVTVLILHGLSGPLILRAAEVANLLRVAAGAFGITFQGIVLFRRIHFHQLHLADHFGGRQSISFDPMGQLTTKLSAAGLSPAEVQAKLGQLIRQEAAILGVNDAFLVASFLFVGLGILVWFAHPTHLPLSPSPADDLRERRAEELIEEGP; via the coding sequence ATGGCCACTGTGTATCTCAGACGGTTGCATGGGTGGCGGTTTGTGTTGTTCAACGCCGTGCTTGGCCTGTCGCATATCGTGGTGTTGTTCAATGCCGGTTCCTACATTGCCCTGCTGCCGCATGTGTCGGGCGATCTGGGCGGTGTGTTACCCAGTTTTCTCACCTGGGCGCAGACCGACTTTATGGTCGGGTTGGCTCTGGGGTTTCCCCTCGCGCGATATCTTTCGGGGCGGATCGGCGATTACCGTCTGTTGATCGGCGCCTTCGTGGTGTATAGCGTGGCCTCGTATTTGTGCGGTGCTAGCCAGACGCTTGCGCAGTTTGTGCCTGCTCGCATCGTGCAAGGGGTCGCCGGTGGCATCACCTTGCCGATCGCCCAGTCCATGCTGCTCAACGAATATCCCAAGCGATTGAAGGCGGTGGCATTGACCGTCTGGGGCTTGTTTAGCATTACGCCCTTCACCATCGGGATGCCGGTGGGGGGCTACATCTCCTATATGCTCGGCTGGCGTTTTCTGTTCTACCTGGATTTCGTGCTGACGCTCGTGATCGTCGGTACGCTGGCGGCCTTATTATATGGGCGAGGCTTTCATCGTCGGTACTCGCGATTCGATTGGGGCGGGTTTATCTTGCTGGCGGTGTTGCTCCTGGGGCTTCAGACACTGCTCAATATGGGCAATGATTTCGATTGGCTGGATTCTCCCTTCCTGCAGGCCATCGCGGTCGTCCTTCTCGTGGCGTTTCCCTGTTTCATCATTTGGGAATTGGGGGAGCGCCATCCCACACTGGATCTGCGCCTGTTCATGCACCGTAATTTTGTGATCGGCGTCATCAGTCTGACGCTCGGGTTTTTCTCGATTCAAGGGCTGTTGTCGCTGTTGATCGTGCAGATCCAACTCATTCTCGGCTATTCATCCAAACTGGCCGGGCTCGCCCTGTTGCCGTTGGTGTTGTTGGGGGCGCCTGCCATTGCCGTGATGCATCTCCTCTGCAAGTACATCGATGCGCGCTGGTTGATCTGTCTGAACAGTCTGGGCTTTGCCTGGACCTTCTACTGGCTCGGCCTGTACGACGATCCCCATAGTTATGAGGAACTCTTCTGGCCGATGCTCGTAGAAGGCATTTTTCTGGGGTCGTTTTTTACGCCCGTGACGGTGTTGATTCTGCACGGCCTGTCCGGTCCGCTCATCCTGCGAGCCGCCGAGGTGGCCAACCTTTTACGTGTGGCTGCGGGCGCATTCGGGATCACGTTTCAAGGGATCGTCTTGTTCCGGCGAATCCACTTTCATCAACTGCACCTAGCTGATCACTTCGGCGGACGGCAGTCGATCTCGTTCGATCCGATGGGACAGTTGACGACTAAGCTGAGTGCGGCAGGGTTGTCGCCGGCGGAGGTTCAGGCCAAGCTTGGACAGCTGATTCGCCAGGAAGCGGCGATCCTCGGCGTCAACGATGCGTTTCTCGTCGCGAGTTTCCTATTTGTCGGATTGGGCATTCTCGTGTGGTTCGCCCATCCGACCCACTTGCCGTTGTCGCCGAGTCCAGCTGATGACCTCAGGGAGCGGCGCGCTGAAGAATTAATTGAGGAGGGGCCATGA
- a CDS encoding TolC family protein, whose translation MSYADRCGSMQEPLQLSEAGDGRVCGPTSMPQRSTPWGLRRMPVGRLDATITACGLLAGLFLLLLSPIPSRAGDRSIAPSAGPAEPVYSLESVLNLALTHNPAVASAEGTIDQNRGQQVAAYTYLNPSVSANSGVGKMRDLGLFDPAVRERVTEFNVTVGQPIEWPSKRAARQRASEAGVAAASAGLAETQLNLVADVKVAFYDLLLAQRALILAQQNLATVEDVDKAVRTRVRLGESPQFEAIRSGVEVLKANQSLTRAGNRVRVNRVMLDTLTAGSLGQTYAIDGQLHRAGPGFGIDILTERALTQHPTIMRLQKAVEQADHSLEFERQARVPNITIGGSYWREIGREAFTGGVTFPTPVWDRRQGEIISAFGSKRKGEAEFLRARNELIRNVSQHFQDAKTTADMIEVYEKGLLKQADEALRIAKFSFQQGASSLIEVLDAQRVQRQILLDYAQAQFDLSMSLALLERAVGGAI comes from the coding sequence ATGAGCTACGCAGATCGATGCGGTTCGATGCAGGAGCCGCTGCAGTTATCGGAGGCCGGAGACGGCCGGGTGTGTGGACCGACTTCCATGCCTCAACGATCCACACCATGGGGCCTACGAAGAATGCCGGTGGGCAGGCTCGACGCGACGATCACCGCTTGCGGCCTCCTCGCAGGCCTCTTCCTCCTGCTCCTCAGTCCGATCCCCAGCCGCGCCGGCGACCGGTCAATCGCACCGTCGGCAGGGCCGGCTGAACCGGTCTATTCGCTGGAATCCGTACTGAATTTGGCCTTAACGCACAATCCCGCAGTCGCCAGCGCAGAAGGAACCATCGACCAGAACCGTGGACAGCAGGTCGCCGCCTATACCTATCTCAATCCCTCGGTCAGCGCCAACAGCGGCGTCGGCAAGATGCGCGATCTGGGCCTCTTCGATCCGGCCGTGCGCGAGCGTGTGACGGAATTCAATGTGACGGTGGGACAACCGATTGAGTGGCCGTCGAAACGCGCGGCACGTCAACGGGCCAGCGAAGCAGGCGTGGCCGCCGCCTCGGCTGGACTGGCGGAAACCCAGCTGAATTTGGTCGCCGACGTGAAGGTCGCGTTTTATGATCTCCTGCTGGCTCAGCGCGCGTTGATCCTCGCACAGCAAAACCTGGCCACGGTAGAGGATGTCGATAAGGCCGTCCGGACCAGGGTACGCCTCGGTGAAAGCCCTCAGTTCGAAGCGATCCGGTCCGGAGTGGAGGTGCTGAAGGCCAATCAATCGCTGACGAGAGCAGGCAATCGCGTCCGCGTCAATCGCGTCATGCTCGATACCCTGACGGCTGGCTCGCTCGGCCAGACGTATGCCATTGATGGGCAACTCCACCGTGCAGGCCCTGGATTCGGCATCGATATCTTGACGGAACGTGCGCTGACACAACATCCGACGATCATGCGCTTGCAAAAGGCCGTCGAACAGGCCGACCATAGTTTGGAATTTGAACGTCAGGCCCGCGTGCCCAATATCACGATCGGAGGCAGCTACTGGCGGGAGATCGGGCGGGAAGCGTTCACCGGCGGCGTCACATTCCCGACCCCCGTGTGGGACCGGCGGCAGGGAGAAATCATCTCAGCCTTCGGCAGCAAACGGAAAGGCGAAGCCGAATTTCTTCGTGCAAGGAATGAACTCATCAGGAACGTCAGCCAACATTTCCAGGATGCGAAAACGACCGCGGATATGATCGAAGTCTATGAGAAGGGACTCCTGAAACAGGCCGACGAGGCGCTGCGGATCGCGAAGTTCAGTTTTCAGCAAGGTGCATCCAGTCTCATTGAAGTACTCGACGCCCAACGTGTGCAGCGCCAGATTTTGTTAGACTATGCCCAGGCTCAGTTCGACCTCTCCATGTCGCTCGCGCTCCTGGAACGCGCCGTGGGGGGCGCCATATGA
- a CDS encoding sigma-54 dependent transcriptional regulator, which produces MQATIYVTDDEPAIRSAIVKRLSRRHHIVTGFESGEDVIRAVTQHVPDLILLDLKMPGLGGAETLRQLRPIAPHTLIIMLTAYGTVEDAVEAMRLGAYDFLIKSVDLSSVDPVVERAVEFLTLRHRVEFSLEDQNNAYALANIDARSPAMQLLLGQVRDVAENAKSTVLLQGETGTGKEFLARVIHCNSPRATGPFVGVNCTAIPKELFESELFGHERGAFTGAHQRKRGLLEKAEGGTLFLDEIGDLDPAMQAKLLRVLQERTFRRVGGTEDLSVDFRLMTATNRDLKKDTVRGTFREDLFFRLNVVTFELPPLRVRTEDILPLSMQAVLRFGKEFGKDVVEIEPEAQALLQRYPYPGNIRELQNIIERAMILCHDKTLTAGCLPRELREQSPQIAVAMAQGEHPSLRIEMVLGQQTLADIESALIEEVVRLSDHNKTLAAKHLGLTRFALDRRLKKQMEQA; this is translated from the coding sequence ATGCAGGCCACGATCTACGTCACGGATGACGAACCAGCTATTCGATCCGCCATTGTCAAACGCCTTTCGCGACGCCACCACATCGTGACCGGCTTCGAATCGGGCGAGGATGTGATCCGGGCCGTCACCCAGCATGTGCCGGACCTTATCCTGCTGGATTTGAAGATGCCCGGCTTGGGAGGCGCCGAAACGCTCAGACAGCTCCGCCCGATCGCTCCCCACACGTTGATCATCATGCTGACGGCCTATGGCACGGTGGAGGATGCGGTCGAAGCGATGCGGTTGGGAGCGTACGACTTCCTCATCAAATCGGTCGATCTCTCCAGTGTGGACCCTGTCGTCGAACGCGCCGTCGAGTTCCTCACCCTGCGCCACCGAGTCGAATTTTCGCTTGAAGACCAGAACAATGCCTACGCGTTGGCCAATATCGATGCACGCAGCCCGGCGATGCAGCTGTTGCTCGGTCAGGTTCGGGATGTGGCGGAGAACGCCAAATCCACTGTGCTGCTCCAAGGCGAAACGGGCACCGGCAAGGAGTTCCTGGCGCGGGTCATCCATTGCAACAGCCCGCGCGCCACCGGTCCCTTCGTCGGGGTGAACTGCACGGCCATTCCGAAGGAGCTCTTTGAAAGCGAGCTGTTCGGCCACGAACGGGGCGCCTTCACCGGCGCCCATCAACGCAAACGCGGGCTACTGGAGAAAGCCGAAGGCGGCACGTTGTTTCTGGACGAAATCGGCGACCTGGATCCGGCCATGCAAGCGAAGCTGCTTCGCGTGCTGCAGGAACGCACGTTCAGACGCGTCGGCGGCACGGAAGACCTGTCCGTAGACTTTCGTTTGATGACCGCCACCAATCGCGACCTCAAGAAAGACACGGTGCGCGGCACCTTCCGGGAAGATCTTTTCTTTCGTCTGAACGTGGTCACCTTCGAACTCCCGCCCCTGCGCGTGCGCACGGAGGATATTCTCCCGCTTTCCATGCAAGCCGTGCTGCGATTCGGCAAGGAGTTCGGCAAAGACGTCGTGGAGATTGAGCCGGAGGCGCAAGCCTTGCTCCAACGGTACCCCTATCCGGGCAACATTCGCGAACTCCAGAACATCATCGAGCGTGCCATGATTCTCTGCCACGACAAGACCTTGACCGCCGGCTGCCTGCCGCGTGAATTGCGCGAACAGTCCCCTCAGATCGCCGTGGCCATGGCGCAGGGCGAGCACCCCTCGCTTCGCATTGAAATGGTGCTGGGGCAACAGACGCTGGCGGATATCGAATCGGCCCTGATCGAAGAAGTCGTGCGTCTCTCGGATCACAACAAGACGCTGGCCGCCAAACATCTTGGGTTGACACGATTCGCCCTGGACCGGCGCCTCAAGAAGCAAATGGAACAGGCCTGA
- a CDS encoding response regulator transcription factor — MSTPPRVLLADDHTLVLEGFRRILEQRCDVIGTVEDGRALIEAATQLRPDLILLDISMPLLNGVDAARQLKKLLPDVKLIFVTMHADPAYVSEAFKAGASGYLLKRSAARELEQAIDSVLKGQYFVTSLLTKDLVTTLSEAQAGLFAQRQELTPRQREVLQLIAEGRTIKEIASLLNISPKTVEFHKSQIIFHLNLRTTAELTKYALAHGLTSA; from the coding sequence ATGAGCACGCCCCCTCGAGTGTTGCTGGCCGACGACCATACGCTGGTGCTGGAAGGATTCCGGCGGATTTTAGAGCAACGATGCGACGTCATCGGGACCGTGGAGGACGGCCGCGCGTTAATCGAGGCGGCCACGCAGCTGCGCCCCGACCTGATCCTGCTGGATATCTCCATGCCATTATTGAACGGAGTCGATGCCGCCCGCCAATTAAAGAAGCTGCTGCCGGACGTGAAACTCATTTTCGTCACGATGCATGCGGACCCGGCCTATGTCAGCGAGGCCTTTAAGGCCGGCGCCTCGGGCTACCTGCTCAAACGGTCCGCGGCCAGGGAGCTGGAGCAAGCCATCGACTCCGTGTTGAAGGGACAGTATTTCGTCACCTCCCTGCTGACCAAAGACCTGGTGACGACCCTCTCCGAAGCACAGGCCGGCCTGTTTGCGCAACGGCAGGAACTGACGCCGCGCCAACGGGAGGTGCTGCAGCTCATTGCCGAGGGACGCACCATCAAGGAAATCGCCTCGCTGCTGAACATCTCTCCCAAAACCGTGGAGTTTCACAAATCTCAGATCATTTTCCATCTCAACCTCCGTACCACCGCAGAACTGACGAAGTACGCGCTTGCGCATGGACTGACCTCGGCGTAG
- a CDS encoding efflux transporter outer membrane subunit yields MRFRVSTACRLPIYLGIGCALFFGGCAWVPKGDPAAQYLEAPEMTETLAEVTSRLQNWPEDHWWEQFGNQELNSLIEEALKDNPGLKRAAARLRQAESLVKVEGARLLPFLEAEASLTYERISQHGVFAALNPEVAGIRIAYGIINPLSFRYEFDFWGKNRAMLEAALGHAGAEEAETAEVRLRLTTGIARAYFRGQALQQQLTIVKTIIGIRQDLKTLAETRFRLGLDNDQPVKIAVAEYEAAFKRQAAIRDQLDVQRHLLARLAGKGPDEAVHLFAKPKVIVPTQIAAPDHLSLGLLVHRPDLAAAIYRAHAASRMVRVAVTQFYPTIDLTGFVGFNALTLTKGTDKLANFLFSGQSFSYGLAPGLRMPWFEGGRLRGELGAQRAEYDAAVELYNDTLLDAMREVADSLSAWQTTNEIMASHRRLVASLGDDWRLAKVRLVNGLDDDREVLRHRYPVLEQEYALRALESDQLVAAVDLIESLGGGYHNPDIAKRPKQNPS; encoded by the coding sequence ATGAGATTCCGTGTATCAACTGCCTGCCGATTGCCGATCTATCTCGGGATCGGCTGCGCGCTGTTCTTCGGGGGCTGCGCATGGGTCCCGAAAGGTGATCCAGCGGCACAATATCTTGAGGCACCTGAAATGACGGAGACGCTCGCAGAGGTGACAAGCCGGCTCCAGAATTGGCCGGAGGATCACTGGTGGGAACAGTTCGGCAATCAGGAACTGAATAGCCTGATCGAGGAGGCGCTCAAAGACAACCCCGGATTAAAACGTGCAGCCGCCAGGTTGCGGCAGGCGGAATCTCTTGTCAAAGTCGAAGGGGCGCGGCTGTTGCCGTTTCTGGAGGCCGAGGCATCGTTGACCTATGAACGTATTTCGCAACACGGTGTGTTTGCGGCGTTGAATCCGGAGGTGGCCGGCATACGCATCGCCTACGGGATTATCAACCCGTTGAGCTTCCGCTACGAGTTCGATTTTTGGGGGAAAAATCGGGCCATGCTGGAAGCAGCGCTTGGCCATGCTGGGGCCGAAGAAGCGGAAACGGCCGAAGTGCGCCTCCGATTGACCACGGGCATTGCCCGTGCCTATTTCCGTGGCCAGGCACTGCAACAGCAGCTCACGATTGTCAAAACCATCATCGGCATCCGCCAGGATCTCAAGACGCTGGCGGAGACTCGGTTTCGCCTCGGACTCGATAACGACCAGCCAGTCAAAATTGCGGTGGCCGAGTATGAAGCGGCGTTCAAACGCCAGGCGGCGATCCGAGATCAGTTGGATGTGCAGCGCCATTTGCTGGCGCGATTAGCGGGCAAGGGACCTGATGAGGCGGTGCATCTGTTCGCCAAACCGAAAGTGATCGTTCCCACTCAGATTGCGGCGCCGGACCATCTGTCGCTGGGGTTACTCGTCCATCGGCCGGACCTTGCGGCCGCCATCTATCGTGCTCACGCCGCATCGCGTATGGTCCGGGTGGCGGTCACTCAATTCTATCCCACCATCGATCTGACGGGATTCGTGGGATTCAATGCGCTGACATTGACGAAGGGGACCGATAAGCTGGCCAATTTTCTGTTTAGCGGTCAAAGCTTCAGTTATGGACTGGCACCCGGCCTGCGCATGCCCTGGTTTGAAGGCGGCCGGCTCCGCGGTGAATTGGGGGCGCAACGTGCGGAGTACGATGCGGCGGTGGAGCTCTATAACGATACCTTGCTGGATGCGATGCGGGAAGTGGCCGACAGTTTGAGCGCTTGGCAGACCACGAATGAGATCATGGCTTCGCATAGGCGGTTGGTGGCCTCGTTGGGTGATGACTGGCGGTTGGCGAAGGTGCGACTCGTGAATGGGCTCGATGATGATCGGGAGGTCTTGCGGCATCGTTATCCGGTCCTAGAGCAGGAATATGCGTTGAGGGCTTTGGAGAGCGACCAGTTGGTGGCGGCAGTTGATCTGATCGAATCCTTGGGCGGCGGTTATCACAATCCGGACATTGCAAAACGACCGAAACAGAATCCGAGCTAA
- a CDS encoding formate/nitrite transporter family protein has product MDYVKPYGVVDSMLAGGALKLSLPPRQLVLRGMLAGAYLGIGTSMAVTVAVETGYWILGSLLFPFGLALAILLGAEIITGSFALLPVAVADGQKNADLRHVAANMGWVFLGNLLGSVLYAGLFAIALTTAGDAQINAVGAKLIAIAEAKTNYYASHGTAGLLAAFTKGMLCNWMVSLAVVAAYMSSSFSGKILAIWGPTLLFFSQGFEHAVVNMFLIPVGMLLGANISVSTWWLWNQIPVTLGNLVGGMLFTGLAIYAAHHKSASAATPAVSATVPAAQPETARA; this is encoded by the coding sequence ATGGACTATGTGAAGCCATACGGTGTAGTAGACAGTATGCTGGCCGGCGGCGCGCTGAAGCTCAGCTTACCCCCGCGTCAACTCGTGCTCCGCGGCATGCTGGCCGGCGCCTATCTCGGGATCGGGACCAGCATGGCGGTGACGGTGGCCGTCGAAACCGGCTACTGGATTCTGGGCAGTCTGCTCTTCCCCTTCGGATTGGCGCTGGCGATTCTGCTTGGCGCGGAGATCATCACCGGCAGTTTCGCGTTGCTCCCCGTCGCGGTGGCCGATGGTCAGAAAAACGCCGATCTCCGTCATGTGGCGGCCAACATGGGCTGGGTATTTTTAGGGAATCTCCTCGGCAGCGTTTTGTATGCCGGTTTGTTCGCGATTGCGCTGACCACCGCAGGAGACGCGCAAATAAATGCGGTCGGGGCCAAACTCATTGCGATCGCCGAAGCAAAAACTAACTATTATGCCTCTCACGGCACGGCCGGTTTGCTTGCGGCGTTTACCAAAGGGATGCTCTGCAATTGGATGGTCAGCCTGGCGGTCGTTGCGGCCTACATGTCGTCGTCGTTCTCCGGAAAAATTCTCGCGATCTGGGGGCCGACCTTGTTGTTCTTTTCGCAAGGGTTTGAGCATGCGGTGGTGAACATGTTTCTCATCCCTGTTGGCATGTTGCTGGGGGCCAATATCAGTGTGTCGACCTGGTGGCTCTGGAATCAGATCCCGGTGACACTAGGGAATCTGGTCGGGGGTATGTTGTTCACGGGATTGGCAATCTATGCGGCGCATCATAAGAGCGCGTCGGCTGCGACCCCAGCCGTTTCCGCAACGGTGCCTGCTGCTCAACCAGAGACCGCCCGGGCCTAA